One part of the Macrobrachium nipponense isolate FS-2020 chromosome 38, ASM1510439v2, whole genome shotgun sequence genome encodes these proteins:
- the LOC135209462 gene encoding nidogen-2-like, translating to MRPLENWVYKDPGLRGKANHWVSSVGDMAREIFALTFLLTVGNLAHCHEWKNRLFIKMGEVLEKQEAALSQLKGMQEKQEQFDGKLQEMQEKLQHVEFNLQELRREMQHLKDKATDSQDSLQRQELESSLRQEISGVISLLETGGIDECSEGSHNCGDYEMCTDKLFKYQCSCLPGFAQDGSGCVDVDECAKGKDECSPLATCRNSVGSYSCSCNPPSEGDGRTCEMDECAQGKDECNPLATCRNSVGSYSCFCNPPFEGDGRTCSCPPGFAQNGSNCQEFPCESPAEVLKGLGCVKRVREDKTFEEMNATCHQAGGRLLQNFSLESFQEVDRLAFPF from the exons ATGCGTCCTCTTGAGAACTGGGTATATAAAGACCCAGGGCTGCGAGGGAAAGCCAATCACTGGGTCTCTTCTGTGGGAGATATGGCGAGAGAAATTTTTGCACTCACTTTCCTCCTGACAGTGGGGAATTTAGCCCACTGTCATGAATGGAAGAATCGTCTCTTCATCAAGATGGGAGAAGTACTGGAGAAGCAAGAAGCAGCATTGAGCCAGCTGAAGG GAATGCAGGAGAAACAGGAACAGTTCGACGGCAAACTTCAAg AAATGCAGGAGAAACTTCAACACGTGGAATTTAACCTTCAAG AACTTCGCCGCGAGATGCAACACCTGAAAG ATAAAGCGACAGACAGCCAGGACTCTCTGCAAA GACAAGAACTGGAATCTTCCCTTCGCCAGGAAATATCTGGAGTCATCTCTTTGTTGGAGACTGGAGGAATAG ATGAGTGTTCAGAAGGAAGCCACAACTGTGGTGATTATGAGATGTGCACCGACAAGCTATTCAAATATCAATGTTCCTGTCTACCCGGATTTGCACAGGATGGTTCGGGCTGTGTAG ACGTCGACGAGTGCGCCAAAGGGAAGGACGAGTGCAGTCCCCTGGCAACATGCAGGAACTCCGTCGGGAGTTACAGCTGCTCCTGCAACCCACCTTCCGAGGGAGATGGGCGAACCTGTG AGATGGACGAATGCGCCCAAGGGAAGGACGAGTGCAACCCCCTGGCAACATGCAGAAACTCCGTTGGGAGTTACAGCTGCTTCTGCAACCCACCTTTCGAGGGAGACGGGCGAACCTGTTCCTGCCCTCCTGGATTTGCACAGAATGGTTCAAATTGTCAAG agTTCCCGTGCGAAAGTCCAGCCGAGGTCCTCAAGGGTCTGGGATGTGTGAAGCGTGTGAGGGAAGACAAGACCTTTGAGGAGATGAACGCCACCTGCCACCAGGCAGGTGGCCGTCTCCTACAAAATTTTAGTCTTGAAAGTTTCCAGGAAGTGGACCGTTTGGCTTTTCCTTTTTAG